A single window of Candidatus Latescibacterota bacterium DNA harbors:
- a CDS encoding NAD-dependent epimerase/dehydratase family protein: MGNIEKRKVLITGSLGQIGSELAGALCERYGGDNIVATDIRDDGNGCLDCAERFEKLDVLSIEDFNRIVRENDIDVIYHLAALLSAVAESSPQKAWQINMEGLFNALEVSRENGCSLFVPSSIGAFGPDTPLDDTPQDTIMRPHSMYGVTKVSGELLCDYYNLRFGVDTRGVRYPGIISNVTLPGGGTTDYSVEIFYRAILDGRYTCYLNPDTSLDMMYMPDAIKAAIDLMEIDSGALTHRNAFNVTAMHFTPEMIAAEIRKYIPGFEITYENDPVRQAIADSWPNNMDDSAARAEWGWLPEYGIEEMTRDMLEVLGSRAEKGELRI, from the coding sequence ATGGGAAATATCGAGAAGAGAAAAGTACTGATCACAGGATCGCTCGGACAGATCGGTTCGGAGTTGGCCGGCGCTCTATGTGAAAGGTATGGTGGGGATAATATCGTCGCCACCGATATCAGGGATGACGGGAATGGATGTCTGGACTGCGCGGAGAGGTTCGAGAAGCTCGACGTATTGTCGATAGAGGATTTCAACCGCATTGTCAGGGAGAACGATATCGACGTCATCTATCATCTGGCGGCTCTTCTTTCGGCCGTGGCCGAATCGAGTCCGCAGAAAGCATGGCAGATAAATATGGAGGGGCTGTTCAACGCACTGGAAGTCTCGCGGGAAAACGGATGCAGTCTCTTTGTCCCGAGTTCGATAGGAGCTTTCGGTCCGGATACTCCTCTCGATGACACTCCTCAGGACACTATAATGCGTCCCCACTCCATGTATGGGGTAACGAAGGTGTCAGGTGAACTTCTATGTGATTACTACAATCTCCGGTTCGGTGTCGATACGAGGGGTGTAAGGTACCCCGGTATCATTTCGAACGTCACTCTTCCGGGCGGCGGCACGACAGATTACTCGGTGGAGATATTCTACAGGGCTATCCTTGACGGCAGGTATACCTGCTATCTGAATCCTGATACTTCTCTGGATATGATGTATATGCCTGATGCGATAAAGGCTGCGATCGATTTGATGGAAATCGATTCCGGGGCCCTTACGCACAGGAATGCTTTCAACGTCACAGCCATGCATTTCACTCCCGAAATGATCGCTGCCGAGATAAGAAAATATATTCCAGGATTCGAGATCACATACGAGAACGATCCTGTCCGTCAGGCGATAGCAGATTCATGGCCGAACAATATGGACGATTCGGCGGCAAGAGCCGAATGGGGATGGTTGCCGGAATATGGGATAGAAGAGATGACCAGGGATATGCTGGAGGTCCTCGGATCGAGGGCGGAAAAGGGTGAATTGAGGATATAG